Proteins co-encoded in one Gossypium arboreum isolate Shixiya-1 chromosome 11, ASM2569848v2, whole genome shotgun sequence genomic window:
- the LOC108469955 gene encoding probable LRR receptor-like serine/threonine-protein kinase At5g10290, which translates to MEFLLGILIFTYLLSFVSADLQGDALFTLRSSLQASPTQLADWNQDQVNPCTWSYVMCDSSYNVISVTLPSMNFSGTLSPKIGVLSTLSSLTLKGCGITGEIPKELGNLSSLTNLDLENNRLSGEIPSSLGNLKNLQFLILSKNNLSGTVPGSISDLPKLINLRLDSNDLSGQVPEHLFRIAIYNFTGNKLNCGKNFSHSCVSSGNGSGSSRNPKVGIIIGIVVGFIILLCGSLLFFLFRCRHKRYKGEVFVDVAGEVDRRIAFGQLKRFAWRELQLATDNFSEKNILGQGGFGKVYKGVLSDNTKVAVKRLTDFESPGGDAAFQREVEMISVAVHRNLLRLIGFCTTPTERLLVYPFMQNLSVAYRLRELKPGEPVLAWPTRKRIALGAARGLEYLHEHCNPKIIHRDVKAANVLLDEDFEAVVGDFGLAKLVDVRRTNVTTQVRGTMGHIAPEYLSTGKSSERTDVFGYGIMLLELVTGQRAIDFSRLEDEDDVLLLDHVKKLEREKMLDAIVDRNLNKNYIMQEVEAMIQVALLCTQSSPEDRPAMSEVVRMLEGEGLAERWEEWQHVEVMRRQEYERMQRRFEWGEDSMYNQDAVELSGGR; encoded by the exons ATGGAATTTCTTCTTGGAATTCTTATATTCACTTACTTGCTCTCTTTTGTATCAGCTGATTTACAAG GAGATGCTTTATTTACATTGAGGAGTTCGCTCCAAGCTTCACCCACTCAATTGGCAGATTGGAATCAAGATCAAGTTAACCCTTGCACTTGGTCATATGTTATGTGTGATTCTAGTTATAATGTTATTTCTGT GACATTGCCATCCATGAACTTTTCTGGCACCTTGTCTCCTAAAATAGGAGTTCTGAGTACTCTTTCATCACT CACTTTGAAAGGATGTGGTATAACTGGTGAGATACCAAAAGAGTTGGGGAACTTGTCTAGCTTGACCAACTTGGATTTGGAAAATAATCGTTTAAGTGGAGAAATACCCTCTTCCCTTGGTAATCTTAAAAATCTTCAATTCCT GATACTGAGTAAGAACAATCTTAGTGGGACTGTCCCTGGATCAATTTCAGATCTTCCAAAGTTGATCAATCT TCGACTTGATTCAAATGATCTTAGTGGTCAAGTTCCTGAGCATTTGTTCCGCATTGCAATTTACAA TTTTACAGGAAACAAGTTAAATTGTGGTAAAAATTTTTCTCACAGTTGTGTGTCAAGCGGAAATGGTTCAG GTTCTTCGCGGAATCCAAAGGTTGGAATTATTATTGGAATTGTTGTGGGATTTATAATTCTGCTTTGTGGTAGCTTGCTGTTTTTCCTGTTCAGATGTAGGCATAAACGCTACAAGGGCGAAGTGTTTGTAGATGTTGCAG GTGAAGTTGACCGAAGAATTGCTTTTGGTCAATTGAAAAGGTTTGCTTGGAGGGAATTGCAGTTGGCTACTGATAACTTCAGTGAAAAGAATATCCTTGGACAGGGAGGTTTCGGAAAGGTTTATAAAGGTGTGCTTTCTGATAACACAAAAGTTGCAGTTAAGAGATTAACTGATTTTGAAAGTCCGGGAGGAGATGCAGCTTTTCAACGTGAAGTTGAGATGATAAGCGTAGCTGTTCACAGGAATCTCTTACGGTTGATTGGCTTTTGCACAACACCGACAGAACGCCTTTTGGTTTATCCATTTATGCAGAATTTAAGTGTGGCCTATCGTCTTCGAG AACTCAAACCTGGTGAACCTGTTTTAGCTTGGCCTACAAGAAAAAGAATAGCACTAGGTGCAGCACGTGGGCTGGAATACCTTCACGAACATTGCAATCCTAAGATCATTCATCGGGATGTGAAGGCAGCTAATGTTTTATTGGATGAAGACTTTGAAGCAGTTGTTGGTGACTTTGGACTTGCGAAGTTAGTCGATGTAAGGCGGACAAATGTTACAACTCAAGTTCGTGGGACGATGGGCCACATAGCACCAGAGTACTTGTCCACCGGAAAGTCATCAGAAAGGACAGATGTTTTTGGTTACGGGATTATGCTTCTAGAGCTTGTAACAGGTCAACGTGCAATTGATTTTTCACGCTTGGAGGACGAAGATGATGTTTTGCTGCTTGATCAT GTCAAGAAGCTGGAAAGGGAGAAAATGCTCGATGCTATTGTTGATCGTAATCTTAATAAAAATTACATCATGCAAGAGGTAGAGGCAATGATCCAAGTTGCACTGCTTTGTACCCAATCTTCACCAGAGGACCGTCCGGCAATGTCGGAGGTAGTGAGGATGTTGGAAGGAGAGGGGCTGGCAGAGAGGTGGGAAGAATGGCAGCACGTTGAAGTCATGCGTAGGCAAGAGTACGAAAGAATGCAAAGGAGGTTCGAATGGGGAGAAGATTCCATGTATAACCAGGATGCAGTTGAGTTATCAGGCGGAAGATGA